One part of the Neoarius graeffei isolate fNeoGra1 chromosome 2, fNeoGra1.pri, whole genome shotgun sequence genome encodes these proteins:
- the LOC132871490 gene encoding trace amine-associated receptor 13c-like: MPEALNSSLLEEAELKTYCFPESNVSCLKASYNLGTKTVLYLVLVFAMILTILGNSVVIISIAHFKQLHTPTNILLMSLALVDLLLGITVMPFSMIRSVDGCWYYGEGFCFLHSSFDMFLTTTSIFHLISVATDRYEAVCNPLKYTTRVTISVAWLMVAISWITAAVYSYGLLCSKANVENLDEYIASISCLGYCGLLFNALWAPLDTCICFFIPCSVMFCLYAQIFFISKKHAKKMDEVKQGRNDVNLTKFSQRVKHENKAAKTLGIVVGAFIFCWMPFFTTSLIDPYVHFATPVVLFDVFVWLGYINSAVNPIIYGLFYPWFRKTLYLIVTLKIFAPHSSDIKVYAA, translated from the coding sequence ATGCCAGAAGCTCTAAATTCATCATTACTAGAAGAAGCAGAATTGAAAACATACTGTTTTCCTGAATCAAATGTCTCTTGTTTGAAAGCTTCTTACAACTTGGGAactaaaactgtgttatatttagTACTGGTGTTTGCAATGATTCTTACTATTCTCGGTAACTCTGTTGTCATTATCTCAATAGCTCATTTTAAACAACTTCATACACCAACAAATATTTTGTTAATGTCTCTGGCACTTGTGGACCTGCTTCTAGGAATCACAGTTATGCCATTCAGCATGATCAGGTCTGTAGATGGCTGCTGGTACTACGGTGAAGGATTCTGTTTTTTACACTCTAGTTTTGACATGTTCCTCACAACTACATCAATTTTTCATCTGATTTCTGTTGCTACAGATCGATATGAAGCTGTGTGCAATCCACTTAAATACACTACAAGAGTAACTATATCTGTTGCATGGCTTATGGTAGCTATAAGTTGGATTACAGCTGCAGTGTATTCATATGGCCTCCTGTGTTCAAAAGCAAATGTGGAAAACTTAGATGAATACATTGCATCTATAAGTTGCCTGGGATATTGTGGCCTTTTGTTCAATGCACTATGGGCACCATTGGATACATGTATATGTTTCTTTATCCCATGCTCTGTTATGTTTTGTCTGTATGCacaaatatttttcatttcaaaaaaaCATGCAAAGAAAATGGATGAGGTGAAGCAGGGCAGAAATGATGTGAACTTAACCAAGTTCTCTCAAAGAGTAAAACATGAGAACAAAGCAGCAAAAACTCTTGGCATTGTTGTAGGAGCTTTCATTTTTTGTTGGATGCCATTTTTTACCACCTCACTGATTGATCCTTATGTTCACTTTGCCACTCCAGTAGTCCTTTTTGATGTGTTTGTCTGGTTGGGTTACATTAATTCAGCTGTAAACCCCATTATATATGGGCTTTTCTATCCATGGTTCAGGAAGACACTGTATCTCATTGTTACTCTAAAAATATTTGCCCCTCACTCATCTGACATAAAGGTTTATGCAGCATAA
- the LOC132871495 gene encoding piggyBac transposable element-derived protein 4-like: MVERHTVQEVLDLIFQDEDSDLDEDVSEQEDQLEENSDYSHSDDDDDDDDDDDDDDDANDEENEQAVGETVMSKNNAIIWSSLPHTVAGRMAGENVIRMTPGPTRLAISQAFGILSTFQLFLPVAIERIVIEMTNREGIKRYGQAWKTIDVTQLHAYIGLLILAGVYRSKGEAASSLWNADTGRPIFRATMSLEMFRTISAVIRFDNRETRPVRRVTDKLAAIRDVWDKWVERLPLMYNPGPEVTVDERLVPFRGRCPFRQYMPSKPGKYGIKLWAACDARSSYAWNMQVYTGKPAGGTPERKQGKRVVLEMTEGLRGHNVTCDNFFTSYELGQELLKKKMTMVGTVRRNKPELPPTLVTTRGREVFSSKFAFTHDTTVVSYMPKKNKNVILMSTLHKAAEISTWEDRKPTMILEYNANKGGVDNLDKVTGTYSCKRRTARWPLAIFHNIIDISTYNSFVIWRELNPTWRASVRNWRRHFLEELGKALVTPCMQKRQHLPRTAASAALVRAVQPPQPGTGTDVPHEDNRRGQKRKRCNFCPPKKHCKTGTTCCKCRKHICKAHTHKVSHYCFECTQ, encoded by the exons ATGGTGGAGAGACATACTGTACAAGAAGTACTTGATCTAATCTTCCAAGATGAAGACAGTGATTTGGACGAGGATGTGTCAGAGCAAGAAGACCAATTAGAGGAAAACTCTGATTACAGTCACTctgatgatgacgacgacgacgatgatgatgatgatgatgatgatgatgccaatGATGAAGAAAATGAGCAGGCAGTGGGGGAGACAGTCATGTCGAAAAACAATGCCATCATTTGGTCCTCACTTCCTCATACAGTTGCAGGGAGGATGGCAGGGGAAAATGTCATTCGAATGACTCCAGGACCCACAAGACTGGCTATTTCCCAAGCATTTGGCATTCTGTCAACGTTCCAGCTCTTCCTTCCTGTAGCCATTGAAAGAATTGTCATTGAAATGACAAACAGGGAAGGGATCAAACGGTATGGTCAAGCGTGGAAGACCATAGATGTGACTCAGCTGCATGCCTACATAGGGCTTCTAATACTGGCTGGCGTTTACAGGTCAAAGGGTGAGGCTGCTTCCAGTCTCTGGAATGCTGACACAGGAAGACCAATATTTCGTGCCACCATGTCCCTAGAGATGTTCCGTACCATATCAGCAGTCATCAGATTTGATAATCGAGAGACAAGACCTGTGCGACGTGTCACTGACAAACTGGCAGCAATCAGGGATGTCTGGGACAAGTGGGTAGAACGGCTACCTCTAATGTACAACCCTGGTCCTGAGGTGACAGTGGATGAAAGATTGGTTCCATTCAGAG GTCGCTGTCCTTTTCGGCAGTACATGCCTAGCAAGCCAGGGAAATATGGCATAAAGCTATGGGCAGCTTGTGATGCACGTTCCAGTTATGCTTGGAATATGCAAGTATATACTGGGAAGCCAGCTGGGGGAACCCCAGAGAGAAAACAGGGCAAGCGTGTTGTGCTAGAGATGACAGAAGGGCTAAGAGGACACAATGTGACATGTGACAACTTTTTCACCTCTTATGAGCTTGGTCAGGAGCTCCTAAAGAAGAAGATGACAATGGTTGGCACAGTGAGACGGAACAAACCTGAGCTACCCCCCACTCTGGTGACAACAAGAGGGAGAGAGGTATTTTCATCGAAGTTTGCTTTCACCCATGACACCACAGTTGTTTCATACATGCCAAAGAAGAACAAGAATGTCATCCTAATGAGCACATTGCACAAGGCCGCAGAGATCAGTACTTGGGAGGACAGAAAACCCACCATGATACTTGAATATAATGCCAACAAAGGTGGAGTGGACAATCTTGATAAAGTGACAGGCACATACAGCTGCAAGAGGAGGACCGCCCGCTGGCCTCTTGCTATATTTCATAATATCATTGACATATCCACCTACAACTCGTTTGTGATCTGGAGAGAGCTAAACCCTACCTGGAGGGCAAGCGTGAGGAACTGGAGGAGGCACTTTTTGGAGGAACTTGGAAAGGCTCTCGTGACTCCATGCATGCAAAAGCGGCAACACCTTCCTCGCACAGCAGCTTCTGCCGCACTGGTAAGAGCAGTACAGCCACCTCAGCCTGGCACTGGCACTGATGTCCCACATGAAGACAACAGAAGGGGACAGAAAAGAAAGAGGTGCAACTTCTGCCCACCAAAAAAACACTGCAAGACCGGGACAACCTGCTGCAAATGTAGGAAACACATATGCAAGGCCCACACACACAAGGTGTCACACTACTGCTTTGAATGCACACAGTAA
- the LOC132875987 gene encoding trace amine-associated receptor 13c-like, with amino-acid sequence MAEAQNSSLLEGEGLIEYCYPESNVSCVKISHNVAAKTAIYVILGFAMTTTIIGNSVVIISIAHFKQLHTPTNILLMSLALVDLLVGITVMPFSMVRTVDGCWYFGKEFCYWHSNFDFLFTGASIFHLISIAADRYQAVCYPFQYPTRITLPVAGVMAALNWILATVYAFSVIGSKASEAQLEDFIASVDCLGTCLIFVNATCATIYVFIFFILPICVMVGLYAQIFLISEKHARKMESTKQGRTDMTSTKISQKVKHEKKAAKTLGIVVGAFVLCWLPYFITSIVHPLYNFTTPAVIYELFVWLCYINSTLNPIIYGLFYPWFRKTLYHIVTLKIFAPNSCDIKVYGT; translated from the coding sequence ATGGCAGAAGCTCAAAATTCATCTCTACTGGAAGGAGAAGGTTTGATAGAGTACTGTTATCCTGAATCAAATGTCTCATGTGTGAAAATTTCTCATAATGTGGCCGCTAAAACTGCGATATATGTGATATTAGGATTTGCAATGACCACCACAATTATAGGGAATTCTGTGGTCATTATCTCTATAGCTCATTTCAAACAACTTCACACACCTACCAACATTTTGTTGATGTCTCTTGCTCTGGTGGATCTACTTGTAGGAATTACAGTCATGCCTTTCAGCATGGTCAGGACTGTGGATGGCTGCTGGTACTTTGGAAAAGAATTCTGCTATTGGCATTCTAATTTTGACTTTCTCTTCACTGGTGCATCGATCTTTCACCTGATTTCTATTGCTGCAGATCGATATCAAGCTGTGTGCTATCCATTTCAGTACCCAACAAGAATAACTCTACCTGTCGCAGGTGTTATGGCAGCTCTGAATTGGATTTTGGCTACAGTGTATGCTTTCAGCGTTATTGGTTCAAAGGCAAGTGAAGCACAATTAGAAGATTTTATTGCATCTGTAGATTGTTTAGGAACTTGTTTAATTTTTGTCAATGCAACATGTGCAACtatatatgtatttatttttttcattttgccaaTCTGTGTTATGGTTGGTCTGTATGCTCAGATATTTTTAATTTCAGAAAAACATGCAAGAAAAATGGAGAGCACAAAACAGGGCAGAACTGACATGACTTCAACCAAGATATCCCAAAAGGTGAAACATGAGAAAAAAGCAGCAAAAACTCTTGGGATTGTTGTAGGTGCATTTGTTTTATGTTGGTTGCCATATTTCATTACATCTATTGTTCATCCTCTTTACAACTTTACCACTCCTGCTGTGATTTATGAACTATTTGTTTGGTTGTGTTACATTAATTCAACACTCAACCCCATCATATATGGCCTTTTCTATCCATGGTTCAGGAAAACACTGTATCACATTGTTACACTAAAAATATTTGCTCCTAACTCATGTGACATAAAGGTTTATGGAACTTGA